A genome region from Lutra lutra chromosome 11, mLutLut1.2, whole genome shotgun sequence includes the following:
- the LOC125081455 gene encoding taste receptor type 2 member 7-like: MVSFLSAIPHVIVMSAEFITGFTVNGFLILINCKELIKSRKLTPMQLLFLCIGMSRFGLLMVLMVQSFFSVFFPLFYRVKVYGAAMLFFWMFFSSASLWFATCLSVFYCLKISGFTQSYFLWLKFRISKLMSWLLLGSFLASMSTAALCIEADYPKDTNDDDVLKNATLKRTEPKIRQINGVLLVNLALLFPLALFVMCTFMLLISLYKHTHRMQNGSHGVRNASTEAHINALKTVMTFFCFFISYFAAFMANMTFSIPYRSHCFFVLKDIMAAFPSGHSIIIILSNSKFQQPFRRLLCLKKNQ; this comes from the coding sequence ATGGTCTCCTTCTTGTCAGCGATTCCTCATGTTATTGTTATGTCAGCAGAATTTATCACAGGGTTTACAGTAAATGGATTTCTTATCCTCATCAACTGTAAAGAACTGATCAAAAGCAGAAAGCTTACACCAATGCAACTCCTTTTCCTATGTATAGGGATGTCGAGATTTGGTCTGCTGATGGTGTTAATGGTGCAaagttttttctctgtgttctttccactctTTTATAGGGTAAAAGTTTATGGTGCAGCAATGTTGTTCTTCTGGATGTTTTTCAGTTCTGCCAGTCTCTGGTTTGCCACCTGCCTTTCTGTATTTTACTGCCTCAAGATATCAGGCTTCACTCAGTCCTATTTTCTTTGGCTGAAATTCAGGATCTCAAAGTTAATGAGCTGGCTGCTTTTGGGAAGCTTTCTGGCCTCCATGAGCACAGCAGCTCTGTGTATTGAGGCTgattaccctaaagacacaaacgaTGATGATGTACTCAAGAATGCCACGCTGAAGAGAACTGAACCCAAGATAAGGCAAATTAATGGAGTACTTCTTGTCAACTTGGCATTACTATTTCCTCTAGCCCTATTTGTGATGTGCACTTTTATGTTACTCATTTCTCTCTACAAGCACACTCATCGGATGCAAAATGGATCTCATGGTGTTAGAAATGCCAGCACAGAAGCCCAtataaatgcattaaaaacaGTGATGACgttcttttgcttctttatttcttattttgctgCCTTCATGGCAAATATGACATTCAGTATTCCTTATAGAAGTCATTGCTTCTTTGTACTAAAGGATATAATGGCAGCATTTCCCTCCGGCCACTCAATTATAATCATCTTGAGTAATTCAAAATTCCAACAACCTTTCAGGAGACTTCTCTGCCTCAAAAAGAATCAATGA